The following proteins come from a genomic window of Mustela nigripes isolate SB6536 unplaced genomic scaffold, MUSNIG.SB6536 HiC_scaffold_76, whole genome shotgun sequence:
- the LOC132008225 gene encoding MAP kinase-activating death domain protein isoform X40 — protein sequence MVQKKKLCPRLLDYLVIVGARHPSSDSVAQTPELLRRYPLEDHSEFPLPPDVVFFCQPEGCLSVRQRRMSLRDDTSFVFTLTDKDTGVTRYGICVNFYRSFQKRMPKEKGEGGAGSRGKEGPRATCASEEVGTETSETGLSLQPPSADPAPDVNQSPRVKPRAKAGSRSRNSTLTSLCVLSHYPFFSTFRECLYTLKRLVDCCSERLLGKKLGIPRGIQRDTMWRIFTGSLLVEEKSSALLHDLREIEAWIYRLLRSPVPVSGQKRVDIEVLPQELQQALTFALPDPSRFTLVDFPLHLPLELLGVDACLQVLTCILLEHKVVLQSRDYNALSMSVMAFVAMIYPLEYMFPVIPLLPTCMASAEQLLLAPTPYIIGVPASFFLYKLDFKMPDDVWLVDLDSNRVIAPTNAEVLPTLPEPESLELKKHLKQALASMSLNTQPILNLEKFHEGQEIPLLLGRPSNDLQSTPSTEFNPLIYGNDVDSVDVATRVAMVRFFNSPNVLQGFQMHTRTLRLFPRPVVAFQAGSFLASRPRQTPFAEKLARTQAVEYFGEWILNPTNYAFQRIHNNMFDPALIGDKPKWYAHQLQPIHYRVYDSNSQLAEALSVPPERDSDSEPTDDSGSDSMDYDDSSSSYSSLGDFVSEMMKCDINGDTPNVDPLTHAALGDASEVKIDELQNQKESEEVGPESKNSQENPPLRSSSSITASSSPSTVIHGANAEPADSTEVDDKAAVGVSKPLSAVPSSMGKSNTDRHQTEIGEGAQKLLRPNSLKLASDSEAESDSRASSPTSTISNNSTEGFGGIMSFASSLYRNHSTSFSLSNLTLPTKGAREKTTPFPSLKVFGLNTLMEIVTEAGPGSGEGNRRALVDQKSSVIKHSPTVKREPPSPQGRSSNSSENQQFLKEVVHSVLDGQGVGWLNMKKVRRLLESEQLRVFVLSKLNRSVQSEDDARQDAIPDVEVSRKVYKGMLDLLKCTVLSLEQSYAHAGLGGMASIFGLLEIAQTHYYSKEPDKRKKSPTESVNTPVGKDPGLSGRGDPKAMAQLRVPQLGPRAPSAAGKGPRELDTRSLKEENFVASVELWNKHQEVKKQKALEKQRPEVIKSVFETEEKKSQISADSGVSLTSGSQRTDPDSVIGVSPAVMIRSSSQDSEVSNSSGETLGADSDLSSNAGDGPGGEGSAHLASSRGTLSDSEIETNSATSTIFGKAHSLKPSVKEKLVGSPVRSSEDVSQRVYLYEGLLGRDKGSMWDQLEDAAMETFSISKERSTLWDQMQFWEDAFLDAVMLEREGMGMDQGPQEMIDRYLSLGEHDRKRLEDDEDRLLATLLHNLISYMLLMKVNKNDIRKKVRRLMGKSHIGLVYSQQINEVLDQLANLNGRDLAIRSSGSRHMKKQTFVVHAGTDTNGDIFFMEVCDDCVVLRSNIGTVYERWWYEKLINMTYCPKTKVLCLWRRNGSETQLNKFYTKKCRELYYCVKDSMERAAARQQSIKPGPELGGEFPVQDMKTGEGGLLQVTLEGINLKFMHSQFLKLKKW from the exons ATGGTGCAAAAGAAGAAGCTCTGTCCTCGGTTACTTGATTATCTAGTGATCGTAGGGGCCAG GCACCCGAGCAGTGATAGTGTGGCCCAGACTCCTGAATTACTACGGCGGTACCCCTTGGAGGACCACTCCGAGTTTCCCCTGCCCCCAGATGTAGTGTTCTTCTGCCAGCCTGAGGGCTGTCTGAGTGTGCGTCAGCGGCGCATGAGTCTGCGGGATGACACTTCTTTCGTCTTCACCCTCACTGACAAGGACACTGGAGTCACTCGTTATGGCATCTGTGTTAACTTCTACCGCTCCTTCCAGAAGCGTATGCctaaagaaaagggggaaggTGGGGCAGGGTCACGTGGGAAGGAAGGACCCCGTGCCACTTGTGCATCAGAAGAGGTTGGCACTGAGACCTCAGAGACCGGCCTGTCCTTGCAACCCCCCAGTGCTGACCCCGCCCCCGATGTGAATCAGTCTCCTCGGGTCAAACCCCGGGCCAAGGCAGGGAGCCGTTCACGCAATAGTACTCTGACATCCCTGTGTGTGCTCAGCCACTATCCCTTCTTCTCCACCTTCCGAGAATGTCTGTACACCCTCAAACGTCTTGTGGACTGCTGCAGCGAGCGGCTGCTGGGCAAGAAACTGGGCATCCCTCGAGGCATACAAAG GGACACTATGTGGCGCATCTTTACTGGATCATTGCTAGTGGAGGAGAAGTCAAGTGCCCTTCTTCATGACCTTCGAGAGATTGAGGCCTGGATCTATCGATTGCTTCGTTCCCCAGTGCCCGTCTCTGGGCAGAAGCGAGTAGACATTGAGGTCCTACCCCAGGAGCTCCAACAAGCTCTGACCTTTGCTCTTCCAGACCCTTCTCGATTCACCCTGGTGGATTTCCCACTGCACCTTCCCTTGGAACTTCTGGGTGTGGATGCCTGTCTTCAGGTGCTAACCTGCATCCTCTTAGAGCACAAG GTGGTGCTACAGTCCCGAGACTACAATGCCCTCTCCATGTCTGTGATGGCATTTGTGGCGATGATCTACCCACTGGAGTATATGTTTCCTGTAATCCCACTGCTGCCCACCTGCATGGCATCGGCAGAACAG CTGCTGTTGGCTCCAACTCCATACATCATCGGGGTCCCTGCCAGCTTCTTCCTCTACAAGCTGGACTTCAAAATGCCTGATGACGTATGGCTGGTGGATCTGGACAGCAATAGG GTGATTGCCCCCACCAATGCAGAGGTGCTCCCAACCCTGCCAGAGCCAGAATCATTAGAGCTGAAGAAGCATCTGAAGCAG GCCCTTGCCAGCATGAGTCTCAACACCCAGCCCATCCTCAATCTGGAAAAATTCCACGAAGGCCAAGAGATCCCCCTTCTCTTGGGAAGGCCTTCTAACGACCTGCAGTCCACACCTTCCACTGAATTCAACCCACTCATCTATGGCAATGATGTGGATTCTGTGGATGTTGCAACGAG AGTGGCCATGGTCCGTTTCTTCAACTCCCCCAACGTGCTGCAGGGCTTCCAGATGCACACACGTACCCTGCGTCTCTTCCCTCGGCCCGTGGTAGCTTTTCAAGCTGGCTCCTTTCTAGCCTCACGTCCCCGGCAGACTCCTTTTGCAGAGAAGCTGGCCAGAACTCAGGCCGTGGAGTACTTCGGAGAATGGATCCTGAACCCCACCAACTACGCCTTCCAGCGAATCCACAACA ACATGTTTGATCCAGCCCTGATTGGTGACAAGCCGAAGTGGTATGCCCATCAGCTACAGCCCATCCATTATCGAGTCTATGATAGCAACTCCCAGCTGGCCGAGGCACTGAGCGTGCCCCCAGAGCGCGactctgactctgagcccactGATGACAG TGGCAGCGATAGTATGGATTATGATGACTCAAGCTCTTCTTACTCCTCCCTTGGTGACTTTGTCAGTGAAATGATGAAGTGTGACATCAATGGTGATACTCCCA ATGTGGATCCGTTGACGCATGCAGCGCTGGGGGATGCCAGCGAGGTGAAGATCGATGAGCTGCAGAACCAGAAGGAATCTGAGGAAGTGGGCCCGGAAAGCAAGAACTCTCAGGAAAACCCGCCGCTGCGCTCCAGCTCCAGCATCACCGCCAGCAGTAGCCCCAGCACCGTCATCCATGGAGCTAATGCT GAACCTGCCGATTCAACGGAGGTGGACGATAAGGCAGCAGTAGGCGTCTCCAAGCCCCTCTCTGCCGTGCCTTCCAGCATGGGCAAATCGAACACGGACAGGCACCAGACAGAAATCGGAGAGGG GGCTCAAAAGCTGCTGCGGCCCAACAGCTTGAAACTGGCAAGCGACTCTGAGGCAGAGTCCGACTCTCGCGCAAGTTCACCCACCTCCACCATCTCCAACAACAGCACCGAGGGCTTCGGGGGCATCATGTCTTTTGCCA GCAGCCTATATCGAAACCACAGTACGAGCTTCAGTCTTTCAAACCTCACACTGCCCACCAAAGGTGCGCGAGAGAAGACCACACCCTTCCCCAGTCTGAAAG TATTTGGGCTAAATACTCTAATGGAGATTGTTACTGAAGCCGGCCCCGGGAGTGGTGAAG GAAACAGGAGGGCCTTAGTGGACCAGAAGTCATCTGTTATTAAACACAGCCCAACAGTGAAAAGAGAGCCTCCATCACCTCAGGGTCGATCCAGCAATTCTAG TGAGAACCAGCAGTTCCTGAAGGAGGTGGTCCACAGCGTGCTGGATGGCCAGGGCGTTGGCTGGCTCAACATGAAAAAGGTGCGTCGGCTACTGGAGAGCGAGCAGCTGCGAGTCTTTGTCCTGAGCAAGCTGAATCGCTCAGTGCAGTCAGAGGACGATGCCCGGCAGGACGCCATCCCCGACGTG GAGGTCAGTCGGAAGGTATACAAGGGGATGCTAGACCTGCTCAAGTGCACGGTGCTCAGCCTGGAGCAGTCCTACGCCCACGCGGGTCTGGGGGGTATGGCCAGCATCTTTGGGCTTCTGGAGATTGCCCAGACCCACTACTATAGCAAAG AACCAGACAAGCGGAAGAAAAGTCCAACAGAGAGTGTAAATACCCCAGTCGGCAAGGATCCTGGCCTGTCCGGGCGGGGGGACCCAAAGGCCATGGCACAGCTGAGAGTTCCCCAGCTGGGACCTCGGGCACCAAGTGCTGCAGGAAAGGGTCCCAGAGAACTAGACACCAGaagtttaaaggaagaaaattttgtaGCATCTGTTG AATTGTGGAACAAGCACCAGGAAGTGAAAAAGCAAAAAGCTTTGGAAAAACAGA GGCCCGAAGTCATCAAATCCGTCTTtgagacagaggagaaaaagtCCCAGATCAGTGCGGACAGTGGCGTGAGCCTGACATCTGGTTCCCAG AGGACTGATCCAGACTCTGTCATTGGTGTGAGTCCAGCCGTTATGATCCGAAGCTCAAGTCAGGACTCTGAA gtGAGTAATAGCTCTGGAGAGACCCTTGGAGCAGACAGTGACCTGAGCAGCAACGCGGGTGATGGTCCAGGCGGTGAGGGCAGCGCCCACTTGGCCAGCTCTCGGGGCACCTTGTCTGATAGTGAAATTGAGACCAACTCTGCTACCAGCACCATCTTT GGGAAAGCCCACAGCTTGAAGCCAAGTGTCAAGGAGAAGCTGGTGGGCAGCCCAGTTCGCTCGTCTGAGGATGTAAGCCAGCGAGTCTATCTCTACGAGGGACTCCTAG GAAGGGACAAAGGATCGATGTGGGACCAGTTAGAGGATGCGGCTATGGAGACCTTTTCTATAA GCAAAGAACGTTCTACTTTATGGGACCAAATGCAGTTCTGGGAAGACGCGTTCTTAGATGCTGTGATgttggagagagaaggaatgggtATGGACCAGGGTCCCCAGGAAATGATCGACAG GTACCTGTCCCTGGGAGAGCATGACCGGAAGCGCCTGGAGGATGATGAAGATCGTTTGTTGGCCACGCTTTTGCACAACCTCATCTCTTACATGCTACTGATGAAG GTAAATAAGAATGACATCCGAAAGAAGGTGAGGCGCCTAATGGGCAAGTCGCATATTGGGCTTGTGTACAGCCAGCAAATCAACGAAGTGCTTGATCAGCTGGCGAACCTG AATGGACGTGATCTCGCTATCCGGTCCAGTGGCAGCCGGCACATGAAGAAGCAAACATTTGTGGTACATGCAGGGACAGACACAAATGGAGATATCTTCTTCATGGAG GTGTGTGATGACTGCGTGGTCCTGCGGAGTAACATCGGGACGGTGTACGAACGCTGGTGGTACGAGAAGCTCATCAACATGACCTACTGCCCCAAGACCAAGGTGCTGTGCCTGTGGCGCAGAAATGGCTCTGAGACTCAGCTCAACAAGTTCTATACCAAGAAG TGTCGGGAACTGTACTACTGCGTGAAGGACAGCATGGAGAGAGCCGCGGCCCGACAGCAGAGCATCAAACCCG GCCCTGAACTGGGTGGCGAGTTCCCTGTGCAGGACATGAAGACTGGTGAGGGCGGCTTGCTGCAGGTCACCCTAGAAGGGATCAATCTCAAGTTCATGCACAGCCAG
- the LOC132008225 gene encoding MAP kinase-activating death domain protein isoform X13 — protein MVQKKKLCPRLLDYLVIVGARHPSSDSVAQTPELLRRYPLEDHSEFPLPPDVVFFCQPEGCLSVRQRRMSLRDDTSFVFTLTDKDTGVTRYGICVNFYRSFQKRMPKEKGEGGAGSRGKEGPRATCASEEVGTETSETGLSLQPPSADPAPDVNQSPRVKPRAKAGSRSRNSTLTSLCVLSHYPFFSTFRECLYTLKRLVDCCSERLLGKKLGIPRGIQRDTMWRIFTGSLLVEEKSSALLHDLREIEAWIYRLLRSPVPVSGQKRVDIEVLPQELQQALTFALPDPSRFTLVDFPLHLPLELLGVDACLQVLTCILLEHKVVLQSRDYNALSMSVMAFVAMIYPLEYMFPVIPLLPTCMASAEQLLLAPTPYIIGVPASFFLYKLDFKMPDDVWLVDLDSNRVIAPTNAEVLPTLPEPESLELKKHLKQALASMSLNTQPILNLEKFHEGQEIPLLLGRPSNDLQSTPSTEFNPLIYGNDVDSVDVATRVAMVRFFNSPNVLQGFQMHTRTLRLFPRPVVAFQAGSFLASRPRQTPFAEKLARTQAVEYFGEWILNPTNYAFQRIHNNMFDPALIGDKPKWYAHQLQPIHYRVYDSNSQLAEALSVPPERDSDSEPTDDSGSDSMDYDDSSSSYSSLGDFVSEMMKCDINGDTPNVDPLTHAALGDASEVKIDELQNQKESEEVGPESKNSQENPPLRSSSSITASSSPSTVIHGANAEPADSTEVDDKAAVGVSKPLSAVPSSMGKSNTDRHQTEIGEGAQKLLRPNSLKLASDSEAESDSRASSPTSTISNNSTEGFGGIMSFASSLYRNHSTSFSLSNLTLPTKGAREKTTPFPSLKVFGLNTLMEIVTEAGPGSGEGNRRALVDQKSSVIKHSPTVKREPPSPQGRSSNSSENQQFLKEVVHSVLDGQGVGWLNMKKVRRLLESEQLRVFVLSKLNRSVQSEDDARQDAIPDVEVSRKVYKGMLDLLKCTVLSLEQSYAHAGLGGMASIFGLLEIAQTHYYSKEPDKRKKSPTESVNTPVGKDPGLSGRGDPKAMAQLRVPQLGPRAPSAAGKGPRELDTRSLKEENFVASVELWNKHQEVKKQKALEKQRPEVIKSVFETEEKKSQISADSGVSLTSGSQRTDPDSVIGVSPAVMIRSSSQDSEVSNSSGETLGADSDLSSNAGDGPGGEGSAHLASSRGTLSDSEIETNSATSTIFGKAHSLKPSVKEKLVGSPVRSSEDVSQRVYLYEGLLGRDKGSMWDQLEDAAMETFSISKERSTLWDQMQFWEDAFLDAVMLEREGMGMDQGPQEMIDRYLSLGEHDRKRLEDDEDRLLATLLHNLISYMLLMKVNKNDIRKKVRRLMGKSHIGLVYSQQINEVLDQLANLNGRDLAIRSSGSRHMKKQTFVVHAGTDTNGDIFFMEVCDDCVVLRSNIGTVYERWWYEKLINMTYCPKTKVLCLWRRNGSETQLNKFYTKKCRELYYCVKDSMERAAARQQSIKPGPELGGEFPVQDMKTGEGGLLQVTLEGINLKFMHSQVFIELNHIKKCNTVRGVFVLEEFVPEIKEVVSHKYKTPMAHEICYSVLCLFSYVAAVRSREEDLRTPPRPVSS, from the exons ATGGTGCAAAAGAAGAAGCTCTGTCCTCGGTTACTTGATTATCTAGTGATCGTAGGGGCCAG GCACCCGAGCAGTGATAGTGTGGCCCAGACTCCTGAATTACTACGGCGGTACCCCTTGGAGGACCACTCCGAGTTTCCCCTGCCCCCAGATGTAGTGTTCTTCTGCCAGCCTGAGGGCTGTCTGAGTGTGCGTCAGCGGCGCATGAGTCTGCGGGATGACACTTCTTTCGTCTTCACCCTCACTGACAAGGACACTGGAGTCACTCGTTATGGCATCTGTGTTAACTTCTACCGCTCCTTCCAGAAGCGTATGCctaaagaaaagggggaaggTGGGGCAGGGTCACGTGGGAAGGAAGGACCCCGTGCCACTTGTGCATCAGAAGAGGTTGGCACTGAGACCTCAGAGACCGGCCTGTCCTTGCAACCCCCCAGTGCTGACCCCGCCCCCGATGTGAATCAGTCTCCTCGGGTCAAACCCCGGGCCAAGGCAGGGAGCCGTTCACGCAATAGTACTCTGACATCCCTGTGTGTGCTCAGCCACTATCCCTTCTTCTCCACCTTCCGAGAATGTCTGTACACCCTCAAACGTCTTGTGGACTGCTGCAGCGAGCGGCTGCTGGGCAAGAAACTGGGCATCCCTCGAGGCATACAAAG GGACACTATGTGGCGCATCTTTACTGGATCATTGCTAGTGGAGGAGAAGTCAAGTGCCCTTCTTCATGACCTTCGAGAGATTGAGGCCTGGATCTATCGATTGCTTCGTTCCCCAGTGCCCGTCTCTGGGCAGAAGCGAGTAGACATTGAGGTCCTACCCCAGGAGCTCCAACAAGCTCTGACCTTTGCTCTTCCAGACCCTTCTCGATTCACCCTGGTGGATTTCCCACTGCACCTTCCCTTGGAACTTCTGGGTGTGGATGCCTGTCTTCAGGTGCTAACCTGCATCCTCTTAGAGCACAAG GTGGTGCTACAGTCCCGAGACTACAATGCCCTCTCCATGTCTGTGATGGCATTTGTGGCGATGATCTACCCACTGGAGTATATGTTTCCTGTAATCCCACTGCTGCCCACCTGCATGGCATCGGCAGAACAG CTGCTGTTGGCTCCAACTCCATACATCATCGGGGTCCCTGCCAGCTTCTTCCTCTACAAGCTGGACTTCAAAATGCCTGATGACGTATGGCTGGTGGATCTGGACAGCAATAGG GTGATTGCCCCCACCAATGCAGAGGTGCTCCCAACCCTGCCAGAGCCAGAATCATTAGAGCTGAAGAAGCATCTGAAGCAG GCCCTTGCCAGCATGAGTCTCAACACCCAGCCCATCCTCAATCTGGAAAAATTCCACGAAGGCCAAGAGATCCCCCTTCTCTTGGGAAGGCCTTCTAACGACCTGCAGTCCACACCTTCCACTGAATTCAACCCACTCATCTATGGCAATGATGTGGATTCTGTGGATGTTGCAACGAG AGTGGCCATGGTCCGTTTCTTCAACTCCCCCAACGTGCTGCAGGGCTTCCAGATGCACACACGTACCCTGCGTCTCTTCCCTCGGCCCGTGGTAGCTTTTCAAGCTGGCTCCTTTCTAGCCTCACGTCCCCGGCAGACTCCTTTTGCAGAGAAGCTGGCCAGAACTCAGGCCGTGGAGTACTTCGGAGAATGGATCCTGAACCCCACCAACTACGCCTTCCAGCGAATCCACAACA ACATGTTTGATCCAGCCCTGATTGGTGACAAGCCGAAGTGGTATGCCCATCAGCTACAGCCCATCCATTATCGAGTCTATGATAGCAACTCCCAGCTGGCCGAGGCACTGAGCGTGCCCCCAGAGCGCGactctgactctgagcccactGATGACAG TGGCAGCGATAGTATGGATTATGATGACTCAAGCTCTTCTTACTCCTCCCTTGGTGACTTTGTCAGTGAAATGATGAAGTGTGACATCAATGGTGATACTCCCA ATGTGGATCCGTTGACGCATGCAGCGCTGGGGGATGCCAGCGAGGTGAAGATCGATGAGCTGCAGAACCAGAAGGAATCTGAGGAAGTGGGCCCGGAAAGCAAGAACTCTCAGGAAAACCCGCCGCTGCGCTCCAGCTCCAGCATCACCGCCAGCAGTAGCCCCAGCACCGTCATCCATGGAGCTAATGCT GAACCTGCCGATTCAACGGAGGTGGACGATAAGGCAGCAGTAGGCGTCTCCAAGCCCCTCTCTGCCGTGCCTTCCAGCATGGGCAAATCGAACACGGACAGGCACCAGACAGAAATCGGAGAGGG GGCTCAAAAGCTGCTGCGGCCCAACAGCTTGAAACTGGCAAGCGACTCTGAGGCAGAGTCCGACTCTCGCGCAAGTTCACCCACCTCCACCATCTCCAACAACAGCACCGAGGGCTTCGGGGGCATCATGTCTTTTGCCA GCAGCCTATATCGAAACCACAGTACGAGCTTCAGTCTTTCAAACCTCACACTGCCCACCAAAGGTGCGCGAGAGAAGACCACACCCTTCCCCAGTCTGAAAG TATTTGGGCTAAATACTCTAATGGAGATTGTTACTGAAGCCGGCCCCGGGAGTGGTGAAG GAAACAGGAGGGCCTTAGTGGACCAGAAGTCATCTGTTATTAAACACAGCCCAACAGTGAAAAGAGAGCCTCCATCACCTCAGGGTCGATCCAGCAATTCTAG TGAGAACCAGCAGTTCCTGAAGGAGGTGGTCCACAGCGTGCTGGATGGCCAGGGCGTTGGCTGGCTCAACATGAAAAAGGTGCGTCGGCTACTGGAGAGCGAGCAGCTGCGAGTCTTTGTCCTGAGCAAGCTGAATCGCTCAGTGCAGTCAGAGGACGATGCCCGGCAGGACGCCATCCCCGACGTG GAGGTCAGTCGGAAGGTATACAAGGGGATGCTAGACCTGCTCAAGTGCACGGTGCTCAGCCTGGAGCAGTCCTACGCCCACGCGGGTCTGGGGGGTATGGCCAGCATCTTTGGGCTTCTGGAGATTGCCCAGACCCACTACTATAGCAAAG AACCAGACAAGCGGAAGAAAAGTCCAACAGAGAGTGTAAATACCCCAGTCGGCAAGGATCCTGGCCTGTCCGGGCGGGGGGACCCAAAGGCCATGGCACAGCTGAGAGTTCCCCAGCTGGGACCTCGGGCACCAAGTGCTGCAGGAAAGGGTCCCAGAGAACTAGACACCAGaagtttaaaggaagaaaattttgtaGCATCTGTTG AATTGTGGAACAAGCACCAGGAAGTGAAAAAGCAAAAAGCTTTGGAAAAACAGA GGCCCGAAGTCATCAAATCCGTCTTtgagacagaggagaaaaagtCCCAGATCAGTGCGGACAGTGGCGTGAGCCTGACATCTGGTTCCCAG AGGACTGATCCAGACTCTGTCATTGGTGTGAGTCCAGCCGTTATGATCCGAAGCTCAAGTCAGGACTCTGAA gtGAGTAATAGCTCTGGAGAGACCCTTGGAGCAGACAGTGACCTGAGCAGCAACGCGGGTGATGGTCCAGGCGGTGAGGGCAGCGCCCACTTGGCCAGCTCTCGGGGCACCTTGTCTGATAGTGAAATTGAGACCAACTCTGCTACCAGCACCATCTTT GGGAAAGCCCACAGCTTGAAGCCAAGTGTCAAGGAGAAGCTGGTGGGCAGCCCAGTTCGCTCGTCTGAGGATGTAAGCCAGCGAGTCTATCTCTACGAGGGACTCCTAG GAAGGGACAAAGGATCGATGTGGGACCAGTTAGAGGATGCGGCTATGGAGACCTTTTCTATAA GCAAAGAACGTTCTACTTTATGGGACCAAATGCAGTTCTGGGAAGACGCGTTCTTAGATGCTGTGATgttggagagagaaggaatgggtATGGACCAGGGTCCCCAGGAAATGATCGACAG GTACCTGTCCCTGGGAGAGCATGACCGGAAGCGCCTGGAGGATGATGAAGATCGTTTGTTGGCCACGCTTTTGCACAACCTCATCTCTTACATGCTACTGATGAAG GTAAATAAGAATGACATCCGAAAGAAGGTGAGGCGCCTAATGGGCAAGTCGCATATTGGGCTTGTGTACAGCCAGCAAATCAACGAAGTGCTTGATCAGCTGGCGAACCTG AATGGACGTGATCTCGCTATCCGGTCCAGTGGCAGCCGGCACATGAAGAAGCAAACATTTGTGGTACATGCAGGGACAGACACAAATGGAGATATCTTCTTCATGGAG GTGTGTGATGACTGCGTGGTCCTGCGGAGTAACATCGGGACGGTGTACGAACGCTGGTGGTACGAGAAGCTCATCAACATGACCTACTGCCCCAAGACCAAGGTGCTGTGCCTGTGGCGCAGAAATGGCTCTGAGACTCAGCTCAACAAGTTCTATACCAAGAAG TGTCGGGAACTGTACTACTGCGTGAAGGACAGCATGGAGAGAGCCGCGGCCCGACAGCAGAGCATCAAACCCG GCCCTGAACTGGGTGGCGAGTTCCCTGTGCAGGACATGAAGACTGGTGAGGGCGGCTTGCTGCAGGTCACCCTAGAAGGGATCAATCTCAAGTTCATGCACAGCCAG